A region of the Leptolyngbyaceae cyanobacterium genome:
CTAGGTAACGGAGGTACTGTTGGTATTCCATCCACTCATCATCGGTAGAATATACGATCGTCAGCATTCCCGGTTGAGTAATCCGCTCTTTAGACTGAGCATCAATAGCTTTATCAATCCGTTTTTTGACTAGTTCGTAGCGAGTGTCGCGAGTACCTCTCACTTCAAACAACTTTTCCGTTTCTTCATTATGGAAAATATCAACTGTTGAATCTTGTACCAAGACTAGATGAGTAACTTCCATTTGGGTATTGTACTTGGATTGAATTTGAAAAGCCGTTCTACCGCAGTCACAGATAGCTCGCAACTGCTCGTAGCGTAAATTGCAAAGGTGGAAGCTACAGAAATTTGGGTCAATAGATGCGCCTGCATAAATCATGTGATCTATACCATCGGTAGACTCGATATCGCAGTAATGAGTTGTAATTTTTTGCATAGAAACTTGCCAGCGATCCCAAGTTTCTCGCAATAAAGAATTAATTTGACCGATAGTTCGATCGTAGAGATCTCGTGCTTTATAAACGCATTCGTGTTCGTTTTGACAAGCTTCGCGATAAGCTTCTACTGCTAACCGAGCATTAGAACAAGTTTGACTGAAGTAATCAAAATATATTTCAACCGCAGAACGTAAATATCGAATAGCCGTTAATTCTGCATCTACAGTGATTCCGGATTCTAGCTGTTTAATCTGTTCGATCAAATCCAATCGTAATTGTTCTCCTAAAGAAGTTGGTTGAGACTGACAAAAAGCTTCTACTGCTGCTAACGCTAGTTGGTATTGTTCTAGCAAATCAGCCTGAATCGCTCGGTTGCGTTCTTGTGAAGAACCGCGAATATCGGAAATGCCATACAGGGGGTAAACGTTAGTAAAATTGATTGGTTCTGGTGGCATTCCCCAACTACGTCGTTCGGCTTCTTGCAAGAATTTCCACTCCACTGCTGGATGAATGTTGTTGAATTGGGTAAATCGCTGTTGAATGGCTTGGCGTAATGCTACTGTAAATGGCAGTATTAATTCGGTAGCGTAACGGTATTGAAGGCTGCTGAAATTGTAAGGGCGATCGCTAGTTAGTCCGATTACTCCTGCCAATTGGCGAAACTCGCTCTTTAATGCCGTTGCTTTGACTACTAAAGGAATCAGTAACAGAGAACGTACTCCCCTCTTCAGCAAGGAGCGCTCGCATTCTGTAGGACAATCTCGCGAAAGATCGGGAATGTTGTAAACTTGATTTTCCTCTGCTGCCTTGAGAAAATGAGAACCTTGCAGGGATTGCATGGAATAATTAATGCTTTTTAATTGTTTGGATTCCGGGCAGAAAAACAAGCGGCCTTGTTCCCGCTCCGCGCTTAGAATTAAACTATATTGAGCTTGAAACAGCGATCGCAAAAGTTGATTAACTTGGCGAAATTTTTTCGGTCTCAGGATGGAATTTTGTTCGAGCAGTAGATGGGTAAGGCGTCGCATAGTTTCCCGCAGAGTAACATCTAATCCTTCTAACAATACCAATCCTTCTATATGATAATTATCGGTGACTAACTTAGATAAAAGTAATTGAATTTGACTCGGCTCTTTTAACCAATTTTGCAATTCTGTCTCTGACATCTGGGAGATTGGCAAATCTGCAAACTCATCTAAATTTCGATCGACACGAGAGACTTTCAGTTGAATTGGGCAGTTTTTTTGGTTTTCTTGACTATTTGCGATCGCATTTTGGGGAGGTAATCTTAACCAAAACTCTACCCAGTGAGTTTCTGATTCAACACAATTAGCTGTAGAAGCTACAATCGGCTCTTCAAACAATCCTTGAATATTTATTTGGTAAATATCTCGCAACACCAATTGAAGTAACAACCGCTTATATAAATATTCTCGATCGACATCATTTAATTCTGCTAACAACGCCAGCAAATTGATTTCCCGGTTGCCTAAATTTTGTCTTTCAATTCCCATCAAACGGCAAAAGCATTCATTAGCATATCTGAGGGTAAAATTAGGTAGCTCAATTGCTGCCATCAATAAATGACTACTTTGCTCGAAACCAACTAGCCAATCTATACCTAGTTGTCTGCTTTGGCTAGCTTCGACTTCGCCAGTTGTCGGTAAAGTTAACTCCCCATTT
Encoded here:
- a CDS encoding GAF domain-containing protein, with amino-acid sequence MNYLRLISDGVANTSNRAFVRQDNQTPNREQDDKRNVPSFLLKEISDTNGELTLPTTGEVEASQSRQLGIDWLVGFEQSSHLLMAAIELPNFTLRYANECFCRLMGIERQNLGNREINLLALLAELNDVDREYLYKRLLLQLVLRDIYQINIQGLFEEPIVASTANCVESETHWVEFWLRLPPQNAIANSQENQKNCPIQLKVSRVDRNLDEFADLPISQMSETELQNWLKEPSQIQLLLSKLVTDNYHIEGLVLLEGLDVTLRETMRRLTHLLLEQNSILRPKKFRQVNQLLRSLFQAQYSLILSAEREQGRLFFCPESKQLKSINYSMQSLQGSHFLKAAEENQVYNIPDLSRDCPTECERSLLKRGVRSLLLIPLVVKATALKSEFRQLAGVIGLTSDRPYNFSSLQYRYATELILPFTVALRQAIQQRFTQFNNIHPAVEWKFLQEAERRSWGMPPEPINFTNVYPLYGISDIRGSSQERNRAIQADLLEQYQLALAAVEAFCQSQPTSLGEQLRLDLIEQIKQLESGITVDAELTAIRYLRSAVEIYFDYFSQTCSNARLAVEAYREACQNEHECVYKARDLYDRTIGQINSLLRETWDRWQVSMQKITTHYCDIESTDGIDHMIYAGASIDPNFCSFHLCNLRYEQLRAICDCGRTAFQIQSKYNTQMEVTHLVLVQDSTVDIFHNEETEKLFEVRGTRDTRYELVKKRIDKAIDAQSKERITQPGMLTIVYSTDDEWMEYQQYLRYLVREGWVAQEIEWGTVEPLQGVTGLKFARVRILPDLNRQE